The genomic region ACACCGAGCTCAGCGTCGAGACGTCCACGCAGGCCGTCGAGTTCGCGGCCGCGGCGGCCAAGGCGTTCAGCACGTCGCGGCGCAGGGCGTTCAGCCCGTCGACGTCGTGCCCGGACAACCACCTGGTCACCTCGCGCGGCGTGCGGTTCGTGGACTTCGAGGGCGGGTGCGTCCGCGACATCGTGTTCGACGCGGCCTGCCTGCGGGTGCCGTTCCCGTCGTGCTGGTGCGGGTGGGGGCTGCCGCCGGGCATGTCGGAGGCCATGGTCGCCGCCTGGCGGGCCGAGGTCGGGTCGGTGTGGCCGGAGATGGACGACGACGCCGTGCTCTTGCCGCGGCTGCTGGAGGCCCAGCTGCTGTGGGTGTGGCTCGCGACGTGGCGGGCGCTGTCCAAGCCGATGCCGAGCGTCAGCAACGCGCCGCCGCGCAGTGTCGTGCTCGCCGGGCGGTGGGTGCGGCTGCGGGCCGACGCGCTCGTGCTGGGGGAGAAGACCGTGGCGTCGCACGCGGACGCGGTGATCGGGGCGCTGGTCGACCGCTACGGGTCTGAGGTGCTCGAACTCCCTCTTTACCCTGCATTTCGCTGAACGGTTCCCACACGGTCATTCCGAGATCACCGGGCCAGAAGATCCTGGGGAACGTGCTGGTGCTACTCGGTGACTCGACAGCGGTGGGGATCGGCGACCTCGTACCCGGCGGTTGGCGCGGCTTCGGCCCCATCATGTCGTCCGCGTACGAGGACAACGGCTACCGCAACTTCGCCGTCTCCGGTGCGCGGCTCGCGGACGTCCGGCGCCTGCAGCTGCCGCTCGCGCTGAAGCACCGGCCCAAGGCCGCCGTGGTCATCGCCGGCGTCAACGACACGCTGCGCTCGGACTTCTCGGCGCGCCAGATGCACAACGACCTCGACCACATCTGCCGCGAGCTGACGGCCGCGGGCTGCTCGGTGGTGACCGTGCGGTTCCACGACCAGGGCCGGGTGTTCAAGCTCCCCGGCCGGCTGCGGCGGGTGCTCAAGAGCCGCATCGACGAGCTCAACCAGGTCGTCGACGTCGTCGTGGCCCGGCACGGGATCCGCTGCGTCGACCTGCACACCCTGCCCGGCGCCTACGAGCTGGGGACGTGGGCGGTCGACCGGCTGCACCCGTCCGAGCTCGGGCACCGCATGCTGGCCAGGGCGTTCGCGGGCGAGCTGACCGCGTGCGGGCACCGGTTCGGCGAGGTCAGCCTGGAGTGCTCCGGCGGCCGCGAGCTGACCGTGTGGCACCACGTGGCGTGGTTGCTGGTCAAGGGCGTTCCGTGGCTGTTCCGGCGTGGCGCCGACCTGCTGCCGCTGCTGTGGGGCGAGAGCTCAGACCCGCAGCGAGACGGTGAACGCGGTCTGCCCTGGGACGCTCTGCACGGACACCTCGCCATCATGCGCGCCGACGACGGCGGCCACGATGGACAACCCCAGCCCCGTGCTGCCGGCGGCGCGTGAACGGGAGCTGTCGCCGCGCGCGAACCGCTCGAACACCTCCAGCCCCTCCGGGATGCCGGGCCCGTCGTCGGTGACGGTCAGCTCGACTCGTCCGGTGTGGACGGACAAACCGGTCGTGACGGTCGTACCGGGCGGGGTGTGCGTGCGCGCGTTGGACAGCAGGTTGCCGAGCACCTGGTGCAGCCGTTGCACGTCACCGGTGACCGTCACGGGCTCCTCGGGCACCGCGATCCTCCAGAGGTGGTCCGGCGCGGAGATCCTGGCGTCGCCGACCACGTCCAGCACGAGCTTCGTGAGGTCGACCTCGGCGCGTTCCAGCGGCCGGCCGTCGTCGAGCCGCGCCAGCAGCAGCATGTCCTCCACCAGCGACGTCATCCGCACCGCCTCGGACTCCACCCGGCTCATCGCGTGCGCGACCTGCGGGGAGACGTCCTCACCGGAACGCCTGGTCAGCTCGGCCTACCCGCGGATGGCGGCCAGCGGCGTGCGCAGCTCGTGCGAGGCGTCCGCGACGAACCGGCGCACGCGCGTCTCGCTGTCGTGGCGGGCCTTCAGCGCGTCACCGACGTGGCCGAGCATGCGGTTCAACGCGAGCCCGACCTTGCCGACCTCGGTGTCCGGGTCGGTCTCCGGCACGCGGTCGGCCAGCGCGACCTCACCGGAGTGCAGCGGCAGCTCGGCGACGCGGGCGGCGGTGTCGGCGACCCGGTCGAGCGGCACGAGCGCGCGCCGGACGACCCGCTGACCGGCCAGTGCCGCGGCGGCCACCCCGGCCGCGGTCAGCGCGACGAGCAGCCAGACCATCTGCCACACGACCTCGTCCACCGGGCCGGACGGCAGCCCCTTGATCGTCGTCTGGTCGACGTTGACGCGGAACGTGCCCTTGTCGCCCATGTCCACGGTGTGGTTGCCGGGGCTCAGCCCGGTCAGCTGCCGGAGCTGGAACTCGGTCATGGGCTGCGTCCTGGTGAACGGCAGCTCGATCGTGCCCTCGACCTTCCCGCCGGTGACGCGCGCGTTGATGCCCCGCGCCCGCTGGCCGACCGCCGGTTGCACCATCTCGCCGACCTGGCGGTCGAGGTCGTGCGTCAGGAACCCGTGCAACGCCAGCGCCGCGACCACGCCGGTGCCCACCGACAACGCCAGCAGCACGGCGATCTGACCGACGATCAGCTTGGCCCGCAGAGTTCTCGGGCGCAGAGTTCTCGGGCGCAGAGATCCTGGGCGCAGGGTTCCTGGGCGCAGCGTCTTCGGGCGCAGGGGGCTAGGCAGCCGGCTTGAGGACATACCCGGCGCCCCGCATCGTGTGGATCATCGGGGCCCGGCCCGCGTCGATCTTCTTGCGCAGGTAGGAGATGTACAGCTCGACGATGTTCGCCTGGCCGCCGAAGTCGTAGCTCCACACCCGGTCGAGGATCTGCGCCTTGCTCAGCACCCGGCGCGGGTTGCTCATCAGGTAGCGCAGCAGCTCGAACTCCGTGACCGTCAACGAGATCTGCTCACCCGCACGCGTCACCTCACGCGTGTCCTCGTTCAACGCCAGATCACCGACCACGAGCCGTGCGCCCGCGTCCTCCTCCGTGACACCCGTGCGCCGCATGAGTGCACGCAACCGCAGCACGACCTCTTCGAGGGGAAACCGGCTTCGTCACGTAGTCGTCGCCACCCGCCGTGAGTCCGGTGATGCGGTCCTCCACGGCGTCGCGCGCGGTCAAGAACAGCACCGGCAGCTTCGGCTGGTCCGCGCGCAGGCGCCGCAACACCTCGAAACCGTCGAAATCGGGCAGCATCACGTCCAGCACGACCGCGTCCGGCCGGAACTCCCGTGCGGTGCGCACGGCCGACATGCCGTCCAACGCGGTGCGGACATCCCACTTCTCCATGCGCAACGCCATCGTCATCAGCTCGGCCAGTGTGGACTCGTCGTCCACCACGAGCACCCGGACGGGCTGCCCGTCGGGCCGGCGGAGTTCGGCTTTCACGGTGCGCATGGCTCCCATCGTGGCTGGCCATCCTGTGTACCACCTGTGAGACCCGTCCACCTTTCGGGCGATCGGCGGTTACGTCAAGTGTGAGCAGCTATGTTCGTTTTGGGACCCGACGACCGCCCGGAGGTGAGCGTCCTGCGCACGTTCACGCTGACGGTGATGGGGACGACGGATCTGCACGGCAACCTCTTCAACTGGGACTACTACCGCGACCGGGAGTACGACGACTTCGCGCACGACGACGTGGGCCTCGCGAAGATCTCCACGCTCGTGAGTGCGATACGCGCTGACGTGGGCCGGCACCACACATTGTTGTTGGACGCCGGCGACACGATCCAGGGCACGCCGTTGGCCTACTACTACGCGAAAGTCGAGCCGATCACGCGTGCACACGTGCATCCGATGGCGGCCGCGATGAACGCGATCGGCTACACGGCGGCGGCCGTCGGCAACCACGAGTTCAACTACGGGCTCGACGTGCTGCGGACGTTCGAACGGCAGCTGGACTTCCCGTTGCTCGCGGCGAACGCGCTGGACCTGGCGACGGGACAGCCCGCGTTTCCGCCGTACGTGGTGAAGACGGTGTGGCGCACCGGTGGGCCGCCGTTGCGCGTGGGCGTCCTGGGGCTGACGAACCCCGGCATCGCGGTGTGGGACAAGGCGCACGTCGAGGGTGTGCTGACGTTCCCCGGTCTGGTGGAGCAGGCCCTGCACTGGGTGCCGGAGGTGCGGCGCCATTCGGACCTGGTGATCGTCGCGGCGCACTCGGGGGCCGACCTGTCGTCGTCGCTGGGCGACCAGGTGCCGTTCCCGGAGAACTGCGCGGAGCTGGTCGCCGAGACGGTGCCGGGCATCGACGCGATCCTGGTGGGACACGCGCACGTGGAGATCGCGCAGCGGTTCGTCACGAACAAGGTGACCGGGCGGCGGGTGCTGCTGACCGAGCCGCTGTACTCGGGCAAGCGGTTGTCGGTGCTGGAGTTCGACCTGCTCTTCGACGGCACCTGGCACCTGGAGTCGTCGCGGTCGTCGGTGCTGACGACGGCCTCGGTCGAGGAGGACCCGCGGATCGTGCGGCTGCTGCGGCACGACCACGAGAAGGTCGTGCACTACGTGAACGCGCGGATCGGCACGTGCCGCGGCGCGATGTCGGCGGAGCGGTCGCGGTTCGAGGACACGCCGGCGCTGTGCTTCATCAACCACGTGCAGGCGCTGGAGGTGAAGAAGTCCACGTCGCTGCCGGTGCTGTCGCTGTGCGCGCCGTTCAACCGGGGCGCGGCGATCCCGGCGGGCGAGGTGTCCATTCGCGACGTCGCCGGGTTGTACATCTTCGACAACACGTTGGTGGGCGTGCGGTTGACGGGCGCGCAGCTGCGCGACTTCCTGGAGGAGGCGGCGCGCTACTTCGCGCAGGTCTCGTCCGCGGGACCGTTCTCGCCGGCCGAGGTGTCGGCGGACGTGCCGGACTACAACTTCGACATCGCCTACGGGCTGGACGCGCCGCTGACCTACGACATCGACATCGCCCGTCCCGCCGGGTCGCGGATCGTCGGGCTGTCCTACGCCGGTGTGCCGGTGGGGGACGACCAGGAGTTCGCGGTCGCGGTGAACAACTACCGGCAGGCGGGCGGCGGCGACTTCCCGCACGTGGCCACCGCGCCGGTGCTGCACAACCAGCAGCAGGAGATCAGGCAGCTGCTGATCGAGTGGGTGAAGGCCGCCGGGGTGCTCGACCCGGCGGATTTCGTGCGGTCGGACTGGCGGCTGGTGGCCGGTGGCGTCCCGGTGAAGATCTCCTCGAACGGGTGAAATCAGGACCGGTGTCCTGGTGGTTCTGCTCCAAGCGGTGGCATGCGGTCCACCGGATGAGATAGGTCAGGCGCGTGCAGTTGTCGCAGCGCGTCCTCGTCGGCGCGATCGCCGTGCCGCTGCTGCTCGCCTCGGTGGGCGTCGCGGTGCACGCAGGTCCGGTCTCCCCGGTCACACCAGGCCACCTGGTGTTCGCCGTGCGCGCGGCCGAGATCGTGCTGGCGGGCACCACCTCCACGGCCGAACGGCAGGAGGTGGTCGACGCCGTGCGCGCCGTCGGCACCGCGCACCTGATCACCGACATGATCACCCCTGTTCCCGGCACCCGCTCGCCGGTCCCGCCGGCCCAGGTCGCCTCGGTGCTGGGCGCGGTGCTCGGCGCGGGGGTCAGCGACTTCACCGCCGTCGTCCACTCCGGACACCTCATCACCTCGGCGCGCGTACCTGACCACGCGCGCGCGGGCGCCCTGAGCGACGCACTGCGCGCCGCCGCCCCCGGCCTGCGCGTCGACGAGGACTTCACGACTACGGGCTAGGAGCCTTTCGTTGTTCGGGTTCTTCATCCAGATGTTCCTGCTGTGCGCGGGAGCCTTCCTCGCGGGCGTCCTGCTGACGTGGCTCACCATGCGCTCCCGGGGCGCGGCCGCCGTCCCCGAGACCCGGCTCTCGATCATGGAGGAGCCGGCCGCCCCCGCACCCGCGATCAAGGCCAACTCGCGGACGATGATGTTCCACACCCCGGAGTCGCCCTACTACAAGCGGATGAAGGGCGACGCGTTCTTCCACTCGCCGGAGGACGCGCGCCGCGCGGGCTACACGATGTGGACCCCTCGCCCCCGCGTGCCGGCTACCACCTAGGGCGCCTTCGCGGAGTGCACGCGGGGAGCTTTCGTACTCTCCTGGCGCACGAAAGGGCCCCGCGTGCGGCAGCGAACAGGGGGTCAGGCGCGCAGCCAGGCGTCGATGGTCAGGTAGTCGGCGTCGGTGAGGCCGTGGCGCGGGTCGACGCGGTGCAGGAGGGCTTGCCCGTGGTGGTCGGCGACCCAGGCGCGGTCCTTCTCGGTGATCTCGTCGTCGACCCAGGCGAACGGCCTGGTGCCCGCCA from Lentzea guizhouensis harbors:
- a CDS encoding bifunctional metallophosphatase/5'-nucleotidase; translated protein: MFVLGPDDRPEVSVLRTFTLTVMGTTDLHGNLFNWDYYRDREYDDFAHDDVGLAKISTLVSAIRADVGRHHTLLLDAGDTIQGTPLAYYYAKVEPITRAHVHPMAAAMNAIGYTAAAVGNHEFNYGLDVLRTFERQLDFPLLAANALDLATGQPAFPPYVVKTVWRTGGPPLRVGVLGLTNPGIAVWDKAHVEGVLTFPGLVEQALHWVPEVRRHSDLVIVAAHSGADLSSSLGDQVPFPENCAELVAETVPGIDAILVGHAHVEIAQRFVTNKVTGRRVLLTEPLYSGKRLSVLEFDLLFDGTWHLESSRSSVLTTASVEEDPRIVRLLRHDHEKVVHYVNARIGTCRGAMSAERSRFEDTPALCFINHVQALEVKKSTSLPVLSLCAPFNRGAAIPAGEVSIRDVAGLYIFDNTLVGVRLTGAQLRDFLEEAARYFAQVSSAGPFSPAEVSADVPDYNFDIAYGLDAPLTYDIDIARPAGSRIVGLSYAGVPVGDDQEFAVAVNNYRQAGGGDFPHVATAPVLHNQQQEIRQLLIEWVKAAGVLDPADFVRSDWRLVAGGVPVKISSNG